AGAGCCCGCTGACCGGTTACATCGCCATGGCAAACTCCGGCGGCTTCTTCGGTGCGGAGCTGAAGTTTGCCGGCTGGGACGCCATCATAGTTGAGGGCGCCTCCGACCACCCGGTTTATCTGTACATCAACGACGAGAGTGTCGAGCTTAGAGATGCGAGTCATCTCTGGGGCAAAACCTCGAGCGAGACTGAGGAGGCCCTTAAGGAGGAGATCGGCGACAAGCGCATCAGGATAGCGCTGATAGGCCCTGCCGGTGAAAACCTCGTGAGGTTCTCGGCCGTTATGAACGACGAGCACCGTGCCGCCGCCAGGGGTGGCGTTGGAGCCGTCATGGGCAGCAAGAAGCTCAAGGCGATAGTAGTCCGCGGCCACAAGCGCGTTGAGGTCGCCGACAGGGCGAAGTTCACGAGCGTCGTCAAGGAGAAGACCGACAAGCTGAGGAACGACCCCGTTGCCGGTGGCGGTCTGCCGAAGTACGGAACGGCAGTTCTCGTCAACATCATCAACCAGAACGGCCTGTATCCGACGAGAAACTTCCAGTACAGCCAGTTTGAGTACGCGGAGGAGCAGAGCGGTGAGGCCATGACCGCGAAGTACCTCATCAGGAACAAGCCGTGTTACGCCTGTCCGATCGGCTGTGGAAGGGTCAACAAGCTCCCAACCCTCGGAATAACCGAAGGGCCAGAGTATGAGAGCATCTGGGCGCTTGGAGCACACAACGGCATAAACGACCTTGCGAGCATAATCCACGCCAACCACATGGCGGACGAGTACGGTCTGGACACCATAAGCCTCGGTGGAACCCTCGCAACGGCCATGGAGCTCTATGAGAAGGGTATTCTCAAGCAGGAAGACCTCGGAGAGGAGGCTCCCCCGTTCAGGTGGAGCAACAGCGAGGTTCTCCACTACTACATCGAGAAGATCGCCAAGAGGGAGGGCTTCGGTGACAAGCTGGCTGAAGGCGGCTACCGCCTCGCCGAGATGTACGGCCACACCGAGTACTTCATGGGCGTCAAGAAGCAGGAGCTTCCGGCTTACGACCCGCGCGGAGCTGAAGGCCACGGCCTCGGTTACGCCACCAACAACCGTGGCGGCTGTCACATCAAGCAGTACATGATCAGCCCCGAGATTCTCGGTTACCCGTACAAGATGGATCCGCACGACATCGGCGACGAGAAGGTCAAGATGGTCATCCTCTTCCAAGACTTAACCGCTTTGATAGACGCCGCGGGAATGTGCGTCTTCACGACCTTCGGTCTCGGGGCGGACGACTACCGCGACCTGCTGAACGCGGCTATGGGCTGGGACCTCTCGACCGAGGACTACCTAAAGATAGGCGAGCGCATCTGGAACGCCGAGAGGCTCTTCAACCTGAAGGCAGGCCTCGACCCGCTCAAGGAGGACACCCTGCCGAAGAGACTCCTCGAGGAGCCCGTCAGGAACGGTCCGAACAAGGGGCACGTCGTCAGACTGCACCTGATGCTTCCGAAGTACTACAAGTTCCGCGGCTGGACCGAGGACGGAAAGATAACCGAGGAGAAGATGAAGGAACTCGGAATCGAAGAATTCTGATTCCTATTTTCTTACCTTTTCTGCCATTTTCTTCACCCTGGATAGCACGAACTCCCTGAGGAAGCGCTCGTCGAACCCCGTCTTCCTGCCGTCGAGGTAGGCGCTGTATATCCTCACGGCGTCCTCGTCCCTGAGTTTCCGCAGGGTGCTCAGCACGTCCTCCTTCGTGAGGCTGGAGCCGTTCAGAAAGGCCATCAACCTTGCCGTTTCGCCGGCCAGGATGTGGAGCATCTTCCGGTTCCCCGAAAAGCGCTCGAGGTTTCTCAAAATGCACTCCAGCCTTCCAGGGAGGAGTTCGTCCAAGGGGTACTCCGGAATGATGTCAACCACGTCCTCCCCGAGCAGGACAACGTGATTTTCTCTGAAATCCCGCTGGTAGACCGTCAGAAACTTGTAGGGATAGCCCAAGTTGATGGGGTCGCTTAGATTTGAGAGCCATTCCCAGGCGACGTCAACCTCCACCGGGTTGAGGGACGATGAGCACTCCTCGAGAACCGGCTTTATCTCCAGGAGAACGGACTCCGGGTCGGTTCCGTCCTCAAGGACCACAAAGAAGTCCACGTCGCTCGTTCCAGGAACGAAGTCGCCCCTAACGAGGGAACCGTACAGAATGAGGGAATGGAGGCCGGAGACCCGGCCGAGCTTCTCCCGTATGCAGTCCGCGAGCCTTTTGGCCCTCATGTGGTCGAGGCCTCTTCGTCGTTGTAGAGCTCGTCGCCGACCGTAATCCTCTCCTCGAAGCCCTTCGAGCCCTCGAGGGTCTGAATCCTGAACATGTAGCTCTTGTACCAGTTGTATGACGGCTTGACCTTGACCGGCAGGAGCTTCCAGGCTCTGGTTTCCTCCTCGTAGCCCCAGTTGACGTACTCGTTGAAGTTCCTGATGATGTCGGTGATGACGACCCCGAACTCGTTGATGAGGACCTTCTGGATCTCCTTCCACTTGTCGAGAGAGCTCTCGCGCCTCGTTATGCCGAAGTAGCCGGCACAGCCGGGCCCTTTGAGGGTCGCTATTCCCCTGCCGACGAACGCCCTTATGGCGTCAACCGTCTCGGGCGGGTCGGTGATGAAGGTGTCGAACTTGTGGAGCGCGTAGTCCGGGAGCGGCTCCCTCAAATCGAAGGTGAACATCTCGATGTTCTCGTAGCCGAGCTCGTCGGCGGTCTTCTCGATGAACTTCACGAGGCGCTCGTCTATGTCGAGGACCGCTATCCTCTTGGGAAGGCCGCTGAGCATGAGGGCTATGCTGGTCAGATCGTCGTCGCCAAGGACGAAGACCTCCTTGTTCTCAAGGTCCCCGCGCGTGTGCATGAGGGCTATCCTGGCGACGGTGGTCTCGGGGGTAACGTAGGCCTGGTCGAAGTCGTGCTTGGGCTGCGGGCGGTCTTTGACTATCTCCTTGAACTGCTCAAGGAGGTCGCTGAACGCTGAAAGCTCGACGGTCTTGCCCTCGCAGTGGGAGCAGGTGTAGTCCTTCCTGGCGCCTATTCCATACTTCTCCACCAGCTTCCTGCCGCTCTGGGTGAGGACGACGCTCGGGCCGTCGAAGGCCACGTAGCCGAGCTCATGGAGTGCAGTGACAACGGCAACGACGAGCGGGAGCGGCTCCTCGCTGAGGTCAACGATTCTCCAGACGTCTCCACTCGCCTGGATGGCGCTCAGAACGTTCTCGACGGTTCTCTCGTAAACGGGGATGCTCGTCTTCTCCCTAACCTTTTCCACTATCTCCCTCATCGCAAGCACCTCCAGAAGCATTTTAGGTTCGTGAACGGGGTTAGGGTGGGTCTCTTTTAAGGTTTTCCCAGCGGCAAGTTTAATAAGTGGGGCGTTTAGTGGCCTTCGATGATAAAGCCAGTGGGAGACGAGTTCGTCAAGCGCTACCGCCTCGAGTACAACCTAGAGGCCCTTGAGAGGGTTAGAGGGGAAATCGGCGAAGAAGCTTACTCCCGCCTGAAGGCCTTGATAGAATACCGACTGAGCGGGAAGGACTTCGACCGCTCTCCGGTCGGCGTTAAGATGGCCCTGGCCTTCTCCGCTGGTTCCGACAGCACGGCCGCGCTCAAAATACTCCGCTGGGCGGGCTTTGAGGTGGTGCCCGTAACGGTCAGGCTTCCCCAGATGAACGAGGCGGTCGTAGAGAGGGCAGAGCGGCTGGGGGCTGTCTTCGTCGAGGTTCCCGGATACCTTGAGGTCATCACCGCCCAGATGGAGAAGGGCGCGCCGATCTGCGGCAAGTGCCACTCGATGGTAATGGCCGCCGTGGAGGGGTACGCGAAGGAAAACGGGATAAAAATCCTCGCCAGCGGCGATCTGCTCAGCTCGGGCCTCATCTCGATCTACGAAACCGAGGAAATCATTATCTTGAACCTTCCAGCGTTCTTAGCCCTGGACAAGGCCGAGATAATCGAGATCATCGGGGGCAGATACGACCTCAAATTCGGCTGTCCCATCCTCTGGGAGACATTCAGGAAAGCACCGAGCGTAAAGCGCTTCGCCATGCAGAGGATTCTCCGGGAGCTCCGCGCCAGGGCAATAACCCCCGAGATGGCCGAGGCGCTGATACTGGACGTGCTGTCCAGATAGTTACTCATTTCTGACCCAAAAGGTTTAAATCTGTCATCCGGAACTTCACCCAGGTGGTGAATAATGGTCACGAAAGAGGAAGTTGAGAACGTCGTTAAAGCTATCGTTGACGAGAAGTTCGTAAAATCCGTTGAGGTGAACGAGAAAGGGGACGTAGCCGTCACCCTCGCGAAGGACACCCCGAACATCGACGACGTGCTGATAAGGCTCAACGCGAAGCTCGGAAAGCTTGAAGGGGTGGGCACTATAACGATAAACCGCGAGAGGGAGATGAAGGTCGAAGAGAACGCCGAGCTGAGCGAGGAGCTTGTCCTTGAGAAGCTCAAGGAGGTCATAGACCCCGAAATCGGCATCGATGTCGTCAACCTCGGCCTCATATACGAGGTAAAGGTCAGGCCGGATAAAACCGTGTACGTGAAGATGACGATGACGACCCCGGGCTGTCCGCTCACGATGTGGATTCTTCGCGCCGTTGAGGACAAGGTTCTCGAAATCCCCGGCGTTAAGGACGCCGAAATCGAGCTAACCTTCGACCCGCCCTGGACGCCCGACAGAATCAGCCCGGAGTACAAGAAGAGACTTGGACTCTACTGACCCATTCTGTCAATTTTTGTTCATCAACGGGCGGTTTGCTCCCCTTTTCCACGTATTTTCGTCTTTCGGAGTCCTTTCCTCGACGAAAAGTTTATATTCGCCTGGGTTCATCTAACTCCGGTGATGTTCCCATGGCTTGGAAGGTTAGGGTTGACCAGGACGTTTGTATCGGAGATGCCATCTGTGCCAGCCTCTGCCCGGACATCTTCGAGATGAACGATGAGGGCAAGAGCGTTGTCATCGTCGAGGTTATCGAGGACGAGAACCTCTACAACTGCGCCGTCGAGGCCGCTGAGGCCTGCCCGGTCAGCTGCATTTACGTCGAGGAGGCCTGAAGCCTCTTCTTTTTCCCCTTCATTGGGCTCGCTTTTCTGAAAGTCCTGGAAGATTTAAAAGAAGAGGAAGTCACTCCAGGCCAAGTCCAAACTTCTCGGCCTGCTCGAGCACGTACTCCCTTATCTCCCTCGCCTTCGGCAGCTCCGCCACTATCTCTCCGTTCTCGATAAGCGGCCTGAGGAGCGGCTCAACCTTCGCCCCGCAGACCGGGCAGCGTTCGAGCTTTTTGCCCGCTGGAACGCGGTGGTAGTGGCCGTTCTCGCAGCGGTATATCTGCTTCCTTCCGCTGAGCTTGCCGCGCTTCGTTATCGGCTTCCCCTCTATCTCAACTATGTCGAGCGAGAAGTCAACGGGCTTGGCGCTCGCTATCGAGCCGCCAACGCCGAAGGCATCCGCAACGTCCACTATCTCCCTTATACTCTCCTCGTCGAGACCGCCGCTCACGAAGATTTTGACGTTCTCATGACCCCTGAGGTCGAGCTCCCAGCGGACCTCCTCGATTATCCTCCTGAAGTTGCCCCTCCTGGAGCTCGGGGTGTCGAGCCTGACCGCGGTGAGCCTCTCGCCCAGGGCTTCTGCAGCCATCAGGGCCTCGAACTTCTCGTCACAGAGCGTATCCACCAAAGCGGTTCTCGGAACCTCGGGCTCAATGACCTCGTCGAAGTACTTCCAGGCTTTCACCTGGTCGCCAACGACGAGGATGAGCGCGTGGGGCATCGTGCCGACGGGCTTCTCCCCCATCATCTCAGCACCCAGAACGCCGCTGACACCGTCGCAGCCGCCTATGAATGCCGAGCGGTCTATCATCGGCGCTATTGCCGGATGCATGTGCCTTATGCCGAAGGAGTAGACAGGTTTGAAGTCCGCCGCTATCTTCGTTCTGAGTGCGGCGGTGGCTATTCCCGTGGCCTGGCTGAGCATTCCCAGCAAAGCGGTCTCGTAGATTCCAAACTCCTTGTAATAGCCCTCTACCTGGAGGACGGGCTCGTAGGGGTGGAATATCGTTCCCTCCGGCATCGCATAGACGTTTATGGGGAGCCCCTCAAGGAGCTTTGCGACCTCTTCAATACCAGCCAGAACCCCCCACTTCCAGCCCTTCGGAAGGGAAGTCGTTGTCACGTCGGCGAAAACCTTCCTGTGGATGCCCTTCTCGACGAGTATCTTCTTCGTCCTGATGAAGTAAACGTCAGTGGTCTTTCCGGCTTTGATATCCTCCTCGTGGGCGATGTAGAAGTCTCTCATTTCTCCTCACCTGATAGGGAGTTCTCGCCATCCGATTTAAGGCTTTCCGGGAAAAGGCTTATAAGACTAAAAACCGACCGGTCGGTAGGTGAAATAATGAAGGTCTGCATAGTCTACGACTCCAAGAGGGGCTCGACCGAGAGGGTGGCGCGGGCGATGGAAATGGCCCTCCGGGAGAGAGGCTTCGAAGCCCGTGCATGGAACGCGGGGCAGAATCCGGACGTTGATGACTGCGACCTCGTGGTCATCGGGGCGCCCATCTACTACGAACGTCCCCTACCGGGAATCGGGAGGTTCATCGCATCGAAGAACGGCCTGAAAGGAAAGAAGGTCGCGGTCTTCATACTCTGCATAGCCGACAGGTTCGGGAAGCTCGGTAGGAGATACACCGAGCGGAGGTACCTCAGGATGATGACCGAGCCCATCAAGGGGAGGATAATCGCCGCCCGGGTCTTCGACGGCTGGATACTGGGTGAGAACGAAGGGACGATAGACGAAGCCAGGGGCTGGATAATGCGGGTCGTTGAGGCCTTCGAAGATGGAAGAGGGCTCGGAATCGAGCATCCGGGGTGATGGGGATGAAGGGAGAGGAAACCAGGAGAAGGATAGTGGAATCTGCCCTCGAACTGTTCAGTGAGAAGTCCTACCACGACGTCTCCATGGAGGAGATAGCGAAAAAAGCAGGCCTCTCAAAGGGCGGCCTCTTCCACCACTTCCCGAGCAAGTACGACCTCGCCAGAACCGTCCTGTTCACGCTCCTCGACGAGTGGCTGGAGAACCTCACGGCGAGGCTGGAGGGACTCTCGGGCAGGGAGAAGCTTGAAACCCTCGTGGATGCGGCGTTTGAGCTGATAACGACCAGTCCAAAGCTTTCACGCTTTTTCCTGGAGCTGTATGAGGAGAGCCTGAGACTGAACAAAACCGCCGACTGGGACGAGTTCTACGGGCGGTACCTAGGCTCTGTGTCCAGCATTCTCAGGGATGCGGGCGCGAGGGATCCGGAGAAGAAGGCCCTGCTCCTGGGGGCGCTGGTGGACGGCCTCGCCCTTCACCACCTCCTCTCGGGGGGGAAGCTCTTCGAAGTCGAGGACATGAAGGAAGAGGTTCTGAGGATTATGGAGGGATGAGTTTATGGAAAGGCCTCTGGGCGATCTCATCTCCCTGGAGGGGAGGAAAGCCCTGATAACAGGCGCGGCATCGGGAATAGGCCGCGCGACGGCGCTTCGCTTCGCCGAGGCTGGGGCAGACCTGGAACTCGTGGATATAGACGAGTTTGGGCTGAGGGAGACCAAGTCGCTCGCCGAGGAGTTCGGCGTCGAGGTCGGTATTCACCGCGTTGACCTCTCGAAGAAGATTGAGGTGGACGCGCTCTGGGAGGCCCTGAGGGGCAGGGAGCCAGATATCCTGGTTAACAACGCCGGTGTATACTGGTTCAAGGACTTCACGGAGGTCGACGAGGGGTTCTACGAGAGGGTCATGGCGATAAACCTTGACTCCGTCTTCTGGATGTGTCAGCACTTCGTCAGGGCAAGGAAGGACAGGGGAGGCGTGATAATCAACGTGAGCTCGATAGAAGCTTTTCTCCCCTTTGCCAAGGGTCTTGCCCACTACGACGCGGCCAAGCTTGGCGTGGTTGCCCTCACCAGGGCGATAGCCAGGGACTACGGCAAGAAAATCCGGGCCAACGTAGTGGTTCCGGGGGGCATAGAGACAGAGGGCGTGAAGAGGCTCAAGAAGGAGGCGATAATGAAGTTCGACATGGAGAAGATAAGCATCTCGTTCAACTTCAACGCGCGCCTCCCGATGGGCCGCTTCGGCCAGCCGGATGAGGTAGCCAGGGTCATGCTGTTCCTGGCGAGCGACCTGGCGAGCTACGTCAACGGGGCGGTGATTCCAGTTGATGGTGGGTTCCTCTCAACCTAACCTGAAGGGCAGCTCGACGCTTTCTCCGCTTTCCCTTTTATGAAGCTCCCGCCTGTAGGCCTCCAGTGGTTTGTCCTCAACCTTCAGGTAAGCGGCGAACGTCTTTGGAGTTTCCTCCAGCTCATCGAAGAACTCCGGATAGCGTTTGTCCCTGATGATGTGGTGGTCGAGTATTACCTCAGCCCCCGTTTCGCGGATTATCTCGTTGAGGTTCTTGATGCCAGTTTCCCAGCTGCCCTCGGCGCGTTTTCCGAGGTAGGTCGGCGGGCCACCTGTGATGAGCAGGTCCGGATTCTTCTCCACTATCCATTCAACGGCCTTCCTGTTGAGGAGCTGAATGTCGCTGGCGTGGATTAAGCGGAAGCCGTCGTCAATCATGACCATGACAACGAAACCAAGCTTCGAACCCTCGCTTCCGTGAGGAACAGCAGGGGAGAACTCCAGCGTAACGCCGCCGAGGTCGAAGCTCCCCCCGTCCGCGAACTCTATCCTCTCCGCTATCGGCTCGGCGTTCTTCATGAAGGCCCAAGCGCGCTTCCTCTGGCTGAAGTTGATGTTCTCCCTCGGGTGTTTTATGAGGAGGAGCTTTCCGGAGTAGATTTCTCCCGCGTATTCCTCGCTGGAGCTCTCGTAGAGGCCCTCGAAGAAAGGCGTGTGGTGATCGTAGTGGTAGTGGGAGATGGTGACAACGTCCGCCCTTCGGGCGTAGCCCTGAAGCTTGCGGCGCATCCTGTGAAGAGTCTCTATCTCGACCCTTGCGGGAGGAAGGCCGTAGCGCTTAGGGCCGAGGGCAACGCCGGGGTCTATGAGGGCTTTTATCCCGGATGCTTCAACGAAGGTTGCCAGGCTCCTCACGCCAAGGCTTTCGGAGGCGAGTGGAATGATCCTCATGATTCTCCCCATGTTAGACTTCCATGCTAAACCTTAATAAGTCCTGCCCGTTAGTGGAAGTTGACCGATGAAGAGTGTCATCCCTCCTGATGCCAAGATGATGACATTATCCCCACCTGAGGTG
The Thermococcus radiotolerans genome window above contains:
- a CDS encoding aldehyde ferredoxin oxidoreductase family protein; this encodes MFAYWGKILRVNLTNGTIKEEHFDEEFAKKWLGTRGFGIYYLLKEMDATADPLSPENKIIYATGPLTGTTAPTGGRYMVITKSPLTGYIAMANSGGFFGAELKFAGWDAIIVEGASDHPVYLYINDESVELRDASHLWGKTSSETEEALKEEIGDKRIRIALIGPAGENLVRFSAVMNDEHRAAARGGVGAVMGSKKLKAIVVRGHKRVEVADRAKFTSVVKEKTDKLRNDPVAGGGLPKYGTAVLVNIINQNGLYPTRNFQYSQFEYAEEQSGEAMTAKYLIRNKPCYACPIGCGRVNKLPTLGITEGPEYESIWALGAHNGINDLASIIHANHMADEYGLDTISLGGTLATAMELYEKGILKQEDLGEEAPPFRWSNSEVLHYYIEKIAKREGFGDKLAEGGYRLAEMYGHTEYFMGVKKQELPAYDPRGAEGHGLGYATNNRGGCHIKQYMISPEILGYPYKMDPHDIGDEKVKMVILFQDLTALIDAAGMCVFTTFGLGADDYRDLLNAAMGWDLSTEDYLKIGERIWNAERLFNLKAGLDPLKEDTLPKRLLEEPVRNGPNKGHVVRLHLMLPKYYKFRGWTEDGKITEEKMKELGIEEF
- a CDS encoding nucleotidyltransferase domain-containing protein codes for the protein MRAKRLADCIREKLGRVSGLHSLILYGSLVRGDFVPGTSDVDFFVVLEDGTDPESVLLEIKPVLEECSSSLNPVEVDVAWEWLSNLSDPINLGYPYKFLTVYQRDFRENHVVLLGEDVVDIIPEYPLDELLPGRLECILRNLERFSGNRKMLHILAGETARLMAFLNGSSLTKEDVLSTLRKLRDEDAVRIYSAYLDGRKTGFDERFLREFVLSRVKKMAEKVRK
- the bpsA gene encoding N(4)-bis(aminopropyl)spermidine synthase, which produces MREIVEKVREKTSIPVYERTVENVLSAIQASGDVWRIVDLSEEPLPLVVAVVTALHELGYVAFDGPSVVLTQSGRKLVEKYGIGARKDYTCSHCEGKTVELSAFSDLLEQFKEIVKDRPQPKHDFDQAYVTPETTVARIALMHTRGDLENKEVFVLGDDDLTSIALMLSGLPKRIAVLDIDERLVKFIEKTADELGYENIEMFTFDLREPLPDYALHKFDTFITDPPETVDAIRAFVGRGIATLKGPGCAGYFGITRRESSLDKWKEIQKVLINEFGVVITDIIRNFNEYVNWGYEEETRAWKLLPVKVKPSYNWYKSYMFRIQTLEGSKGFEERITVGDELYNDEEASTT
- a CDS encoding ATPase, with the protein product MIKPVGDEFVKRYRLEYNLEALERVRGEIGEEAYSRLKALIEYRLSGKDFDRSPVGVKMALAFSAGSDSTAALKILRWAGFEVVPVTVRLPQMNEAVVERAERLGAVFVEVPGYLEVITAQMEKGAPICGKCHSMVMAAVEGYAKENGIKILASGDLLSSGLISIYETEEIIILNLPAFLALDKAEIIEIIGGRYDLKFGCPILWETFRKAPSVKRFAMQRILRELRARAITPEMAEALILDVLSR
- a CDS encoding metal-sulfur cluster assembly factor → MVTKEEVENVVKAIVDEKFVKSVEVNEKGDVAVTLAKDTPNIDDVLIRLNAKLGKLEGVGTITINREREMKVEENAELSEELVLEKLKEVIDPEIGIDVVNLGLIYEVKVRPDKTVYVKMTMTTPGCPLTMWILRAVEDKVLEIPGVKDAEIELTFDPPWTPDRISPEYKKRLGLY
- a CDS encoding ferredoxin; protein product: MAWKVRVDQDVCIGDAICASLCPDIFEMNDEGKSVVIVEVIEDENLYNCAVEAAEACPVSCIYVEEA
- a CDS encoding nicotinate phosphoribosyltransferase, with amino-acid sequence MRDFYIAHEEDIKAGKTTDVYFIRTKKILVEKGIHRKVFADVTTTSLPKGWKWGVLAGIEEVAKLLEGLPINVYAMPEGTIFHPYEPVLQVEGYYKEFGIYETALLGMLSQATGIATAALRTKIAADFKPVYSFGIRHMHPAIAPMIDRSAFIGGCDGVSGVLGAEMMGEKPVGTMPHALILVVGDQVKAWKYFDEVIEPEVPRTALVDTLCDEKFEALMAAEALGERLTAVRLDTPSSRRGNFRRIIEEVRWELDLRGHENVKIFVSGGLDEESIREIVDVADAFGVGGSIASAKPVDFSLDIVEIEGKPITKRGKLSGRKQIYRCENGHYHRVPAGKKLERCPVCGAKVEPLLRPLIENGEIVAELPKAREIREYVLEQAEKFGLGLE
- a CDS encoding flavodoxin domain-containing protein → MKVCIVYDSKRGSTERVARAMEMALRERGFEARAWNAGQNPDVDDCDLVVIGAPIYYERPLPGIGRFIASKNGLKGKKVAVFILCIADRFGKLGRRYTERRYLRMMTEPIKGRIIAARVFDGWILGENEGTIDEARGWIMRVVEAFEDGRGLGIEHPG
- a CDS encoding TetR/AcrR family transcriptional regulator → MGMKGEETRRRIVESALELFSEKSYHDVSMEEIAKKAGLSKGGLFHHFPSKYDLARTVLFTLLDEWLENLTARLEGLSGREKLETLVDAAFELITTSPKLSRFFLELYEESLRLNKTADWDEFYGRYLGSVSSILRDAGARDPEKKALLLGALVDGLALHHLLSGGKLFEVEDMKEEVLRIMEG
- a CDS encoding SDR family NAD(P)-dependent oxidoreductase, translating into MERPLGDLISLEGRKALITGAASGIGRATALRFAEAGADLELVDIDEFGLRETKSLAEEFGVEVGIHRVDLSKKIEVDALWEALRGREPDILVNNAGVYWFKDFTEVDEGFYERVMAINLDSVFWMCQHFVRARKDRGGVIINVSSIEAFLPFAKGLAHYDAAKLGVVALTRAIARDYGKKIRANVVVPGGIETEGVKRLKKEAIMKFDMEKISISFNFNARLPMGRFGQPDEVARVMLFLASDLASYVNGAVIPVDGGFLST
- a CDS encoding MBL fold metallo-hydrolase; its protein translation is MRIIPLASESLGVRSLATFVEASGIKALIDPGVALGPKRYGLPPARVEIETLHRMRRKLQGYARRADVVTISHYHYDHHTPFFEGLYESSSEEYAGEIYSGKLLLIKHPRENINFSQRKRAWAFMKNAEPIAERIEFADGGSFDLGGVTLEFSPAVPHGSEGSKLGFVVMVMIDDGFRLIHASDIQLLNRKAVEWIVEKNPDLLITGGPPTYLGKRAEGSWETGIKNLNEIIRETGAEVILDHHIIRDKRYPEFFDELEETPKTFAAYLKVEDKPLEAYRRELHKRESGESVELPFRLG